From a single Alloactinosynnema sp. L-07 genomic region:
- a CDS encoding cytochrome P450, with protein sequence MKIAEARVGTRLTVQRAVVWAVAASGDQLARLAAAPWRDDPYSIYERLRSGPPITRSRFGWYAVTGHDLCSRILRDRRFHVRSVDGVEPQVLTEPLIPADYAVTPTFLELDAPDHTRLRALARPAFSPSKIEGYRATVTKTTNELLDRALAKPEFDLMTDFAAPLPIAVISELLGIPEVDADRFAEYGRALGAALDGVTSLRQARALRAATMELRALFGDLIQERSREPGPDVISALVSAMGTGKLTELELLTTCELLLIAGFETTANLIGNGMWAFARHPDQWERLRADPELAPGAVEEILRFESPVQMTQRMPHEEVEIEGVHLPTDSIVVLLLGAAGRDPAVFSDPDRFDIGRPDTDHLAFSSGVHYCLGAPLARLEADIALRALADRLPTVRPLATPEWRGTTVIRGLKSLRLRP encoded by the coding sequence ATGAAGATCGCTGAGGCCAGGGTCGGAACCCGGCTGACGGTGCAGCGCGCGGTGGTCTGGGCGGTGGCGGCCAGCGGTGACCAGTTGGCCCGACTCGCGGCGGCACCGTGGCGCGACGATCCCTACTCGATCTATGAGCGGCTGCGGTCCGGGCCGCCGATCACCCGCAGCCGCTTCGGCTGGTACGCCGTCACCGGCCACGACCTGTGCTCCCGGATCCTGCGCGACCGCCGCTTCCACGTGCGCTCGGTCGACGGCGTGGAGCCGCAGGTCCTCACCGAGCCGCTGATCCCCGCCGACTACGCGGTCACCCCGACCTTCCTCGAACTCGACGCGCCCGACCACACCCGACTGCGCGCACTGGCCCGGCCCGCGTTCAGTCCCAGCAAGATCGAGGGCTACCGCGCGACGGTCACCAAGACCACCAACGAACTGCTCGACCGCGCGCTCGCCAAGCCCGAGTTCGACCTGATGACCGACTTCGCCGCGCCGCTGCCGATCGCGGTGATCAGCGAGCTGCTGGGAATCCCGGAGGTCGATGCCGACCGGTTCGCGGAATACGGTCGGGCGTTGGGTGCCGCTCTGGACGGGGTGACGTCGCTGCGGCAGGCCCGCGCTCTGCGGGCGGCGACCATGGAGTTGCGGGCGCTGTTCGGCGACCTGATCCAGGAACGGTCGCGTGAGCCGGGACCAGACGTGATCAGCGCGCTGGTCTCGGCGATGGGCACGGGCAAGCTCACCGAGCTGGAGCTGCTCACGACCTGCGAGTTGCTGCTCATCGCGGGCTTCGAGACCACGGCGAACCTGATCGGCAACGGCATGTGGGCCTTCGCCCGGCACCCGGACCAGTGGGAGCGGCTGCGGGCGGATCCGGAGCTGGCGCCGGGCGCGGTCGAGGAGATCCTGCGGTTCGAGTCGCCGGTCCAGATGACCCAGCGGATGCCGCACGAGGAGGTGGAGATCGAAGGCGTTCACCTGCCAACGGACAGCATTGTGGTGCTGCTACTCGGGGCGGCCGGGCGGGATCCGGCGGTCTTCAGCGACCCCGACCGGTTCGACATCGGCCGCCCCGACACCGACCACCTGGCGTTCTCCAGCGGCGTCCACTACTGCCTCGGCGCCCCGCTGGCCCGACTGGAGGCCGACATCGCCCTGCGCGCGCTGGCCGACCGGCTGCCGACTGTCCGTCCACTCGCGACACCCGAGTGGCGGGGCACGACGGTCATCCGCGGCCTAAAGTCGCTGCGTCTGCGTCCCTGA
- a CDS encoding HAD family phosphatase, translated as MEQEDPHPAVPADLTAAAFFDVDNTIMMGASIFHFARGLAARKFFSNSDLVKFALQQVMFRVGGKESADGIRSSREQALSFVAGHTVAELTRLGEEIYDELMADKIWPGTRALAQMHLDAGQRVWLVTATPVELAAIIARRLGLTGALGTVAESHDGVFTGKLVGEMLHGPAKAHAVRSLAAREGLDLRRCTAYSDSSNDVPMLSVVGTAIAVNPDSGLREVARKRGWEIRDFRTGRKAAKIGVPSVLGAGAVAGAVAAGLAYRKRSA; from the coding sequence ATGGAGCAGGAAGACCCGCATCCGGCCGTCCCGGCCGACCTGACCGCCGCCGCGTTCTTCGACGTCGACAACACGATCATGATGGGCGCGTCGATCTTCCACTTCGCCCGCGGTCTGGCCGCGCGCAAGTTCTTCAGCAACTCCGACCTGGTCAAGTTCGCCCTGCAGCAGGTGATGTTCCGCGTCGGCGGCAAGGAGTCGGCCGACGGCATCCGCAGCAGCCGAGAACAGGCACTGTCCTTTGTGGCCGGTCACACCGTCGCCGAGCTGACCCGCCTCGGCGAGGAGATCTACGACGAGCTGATGGCCGACAAGATCTGGCCGGGCACCAGGGCGCTGGCCCAGATGCATCTGGACGCGGGCCAGCGAGTGTGGCTGGTCACTGCTACCCCGGTCGAACTGGCCGCGATCATCGCCCGCAGGCTCGGACTGACCGGCGCGCTGGGCACGGTCGCGGAGAGCCACGACGGGGTGTTCACCGGCAAGCTGGTCGGCGAGATGCTGCACGGTCCCGCCAAAGCGCACGCGGTGCGGTCGCTGGCCGCCCGCGAGGGCCTGGACCTGCGGCGATGCACGGCATACTCGGACTCGTCCAACGACGTGCCGATGCTGTCGGTGGTGGGCACGGCGATCGCGGTCAACCCGGACAGCGGGCTTCGTGAGGTCGCCCGCAAGCGCGGCTGGGAGATCCGCGACTTCCGCACCGGGCGCAAGGCCGCCAAGATCGGTGTCCCCTCGGTGCTCGGCGCGGGCGCCGTCGCGGGCGCGGTGGCCGCGGGCCTGGCTTACCGGAAACGCTCCGCTTAG